The sequence GAAAGAGGATCCGCCTCACTCAAGATTGGGTGACTCTTTTCGTTTATTTacattttattgtcatttaatgTTACTTAATGCATCTCTTTATGCTATTAAATCTGGCCATAATCACTGTCAGCACTCATACTCAGCTATGTTTTTCTATTCATATTATTCATTTTGGATCTAGAATTAATTATCCTTAAGTAGGATTTACCCTCcatcttatttaattagtttaacaaaaaaatGTCTCATACTTTTTGCTCAAACACTCTCTATATAACATTGTCCACGAACCAAACCACCCTAAGTTCATCTGtgtggggagggggggggggtgttggGGGGTATAGAGAGATGAGGGAGGGACAGACAAACCGACTCACTACGAAGTCAGTCAAATGAAAGATATCGGTACAAAAAGCAGACCACATTAGGATATTTGAATGTTGTTTTATCTTTATACACCTATGCAAACTCTTGTGATAGTCACTGCCTATTGTAAATCAAATTCTATTGTTAAACTCTAATAATGTCGCACTTTAGACTCTTGAAAGAAATACCTAATTCAGCAATTTAACCTGATCCAGAAGATCTAGGTCATCTCCAAGCCCCATCAATTTGCTCCTCATCATGATTTCTAACAATCCAAGCTCCTTCAGAAATTTCATCAAATAGCTGGCCCCAACCCCAACTCGAAAATCCCAAAAAGAACCAGAAATCATGGATAGACTGGTTTCCTAGCCTTAGCTCTTCTATGATGCTTATTGTGGCCCTATGGTCAAGAAAATAAACATTTGGTAATACTTCCATGGACTGATTAACAATATACTTTCTGGACAATGAAACGAGAGGCATTCCACGTTTCATAACAGGGCCACCGAAAGATAGAGGAGCCTCCTTCAGAAGCTGTAAGTTATCTTCAAGTTCATCAAGCGAGTCCCAGCTGATATGTTTGTTGACAATCAGACCTTGAAATCCTGTGCTTTGATTCACTTTCACAACAAGTACTTTCGATCCATCGAATGGGTGAACATTTAGAAGCTTCTCCGTAGCAACAAGGATGGAACCAACAATCACATGAAAGGATGTTTTCGCGGAGCTACTAAGAGGAGCTCTATTTTCGCTGAACTGAACATCTAACGTTGGTGGTCCTTCTTGAAGTATTATTTCATGCGGTAAGTTCTTAAATGGAGGAGCTTCTGCATTCATGTTATGATTTATCCCTGGTTCACCTTCACTCCACAGTATACCTGATGTAGGAAAAAGGGAATGGAAAAGCgctaaatatacccctctactttcaaatattgtttacctgtacccttcgttatactattgggctatcCATAtaccgtcatactttggaacaaaaatacccctattgtcatactttgaaacaaaaatacccctattttggatggagtgccacgtggCAACACCAGATTAAAACgacccatttcttttttttcGCCGATCCGTTTTTAAAAGAACCCACAACCCGACCCCTATttcatttttttccaattttttttttttaaatttcagtttttaaaaaacgaaaatattttgttaaaaaacaaaaaaaaatctgtttttacaaatttgtttttccagtttttgcaaaacaaaattcttttaaaaaaatgaaaaaaaaatatttttcaaaaacgaaaatattttgttgaaaataatgttttcagtttttaaaaatcgaaaatattttttttctgttttatctCTTTTTATCCCCATATTTATACACATTAATTTTGCTATATTACCCAAAATTACCCCCCACACACCCACCactctcttccttttttttcgtTACATATGTTAAATAAAATTTCATATACCTTATAAGAAAATCCTTTATTTATAGAACCCAAAGAAGCTAAAAccctttacaaaaaaaaaaaaatcagtttataacaaaatattttcgttttttaaaaactgaaaacatTATTTTCAACAAactattttcgtttttgaaaaatattttttttcattttttcagttttttaaaagaattttgttttgtaaaaactggaaaaacaatTTGTAAAAAcagaattttttttgttttgttttttaacaaatattttcgttttttaaaaactgaaatttaaaaaaaaaaaattggaaaaaaatgaaATAGGGGTCGGGTTGTGGGTTCTTTTAAAAACGGATCAGGTAAAAAAAATATGGGTCGTTTTAATCTTGATGTTGCCACGTGGGACTCCATCCaaaataggggtatttttgtttcAAAGTATGACAATAGAGGTatttttgttccaaagtatgacggtaGGGGTATGgatagcccaatagtataacgaagggtacaggtaaacaatatttgaaagtagaggggtatatttagcCCTTTTCCGTTGTCAATTTGACAAATTTGAAACATATAAAAAGAACTTTATGCAACTGCACTAATTGTAACTGGCAAAGCAAATGACCTGAAAAACTTATGATGATAGGTTTCACTGCAATCTGGATACTCCAGGAATCTTCCTTTAAACAGATACTACTTAATTGGTTATAGTTCTCTCCTTTTGCCTTCAGTGTAAAGGATAAAAATCTCTTTAATGTTTGACATGAAATGCAAACCAGTGACTTGTGGAATAAGAACAATAGAGGATTGAGCATATCTATATTTTTCAAACAAAAGACAAAGCAATCTCACAATTACTACAGGTGCTACAAGTTTTCTTTCCTAAACATGGGCGGccaatttcaataatattctTGTAGATCTAGTAAGTGGTCGTTTAactattttaagaatttattctGCTATATATCTATACTCTGCACAAAAATTAACATCCTCATATTTTGTAGGTTTCTTATCTTACCTAATGTTCGGTTCAGGCGTAATTTGAGTTAACTTTATTCTCAGTTTAGGAGACTTTAACACTGCTAGgacacaaaacaaaacctatTTGTAAAAAAAAGAAGGCGTACACAATCTCCACATCTATTTTCCTGATAATGCTTTATTAGATACTCTCAAATATTGGTTCCAGCTCCCCCACTTTCTAGGTAAGTAACCACTTCCAACTTGAGTAAATGATATTTCTTAATAGTGCATATTTTCAAATCTGGAAACTCACCTTTCTCCTGAAGAAGACCGTAAAAGTGGCCCCCGTTGTGAGCAAGAAAGTCAATGATGTTAGATACTACTATATCTCCACCATAAGGGATAGCTTTCTTCCTCCCAGCTGGAAATAATAGTAGAGATGGATAAAGTTCCCTCTGCAAAATTGCAATGGACAAGCACAAGACAAAAATTAACACTTAAATACAAGTGGAGGCTTGATTGTGGACTGCTTAATTTGAGTTAAGAAGTACTAGAGTTTAGAGATTATAATAGCTTATAACTTTCCACCTGCATTTCACATACCAGGAAGAAACTTAGTAGAAGATTTCGGCGCGAAAGTGCATGATTTTCAGCCATTAGTTTTATTTGATTAACAGGATCACCCAACAGCAATGCTCTTCTGTAATTAGGGTAAATTTCATTTCAGAACAGCTGAGCATGTGAAGCACTTATCTTGGCACATCCCTAACTTCACAAAGATCTCAGCCCAAGCATGTGAAATAGTAAAAGCAGTGTCATCTACTTGCAAAAGGGTGAAAAGAAGGATGAGAAACCAGAGTGCAGAGGATTATTATCTGCGTGCCTTTGAACCCAACAATTTGGCAGCCATCTAACTTAAGTAAGCTAAGATGCtaatactacaacaacaacaacaacaacaacaacaacccagtataatcccacaagtggggtctggggagggtaatatgtacgcaaaccttacccctaccccgaagggtagagaggctgtttccaggagatcctcggctcaaaaaagcaacaggagacgatatattagtaccataaaaatgcataataaaataacagcaatataggagatatgaaatacagaatacgaaatacgaaatagatggctggtatagtaaaaactagcaggtaaagccctgcatcaatagacgagcaatgacattcttagtctaactcctaactggctagtctcactctattgtgctgtagaaatattcacaattttcccctaacctacaaccttaatgctcgacctccataattccctgtcaagggccatgtcctcagtaatcctaagtcgcgccatgtcctgtctgatcacctctccccaatacttcttaggtcgccctctacctctccgtgtgcccactacagccagtcgctcacacctccctcaccggtgcatcagtgctcctcctctgaatgtgcccgaacctaGTAAGATGCTAATACTAGGGAAGTCGAAATGCATATTATACTGAAAAGTACTTATCAGCTAAGCATTTAAAGTATTCACAGTAATTTTTAGAAGGTTGTCATTACAGGATGGAAATGGCCACAAGGTAACTATTAACGCTACCAAAGCCAGATATTTTTAGTCTCACAAAAGATTTGCAGATTAATGAAGCCAAATATTTTTAGTCTCACAAAAGATTTGCAGATTAATGTAAGGACTTAACCAAGTGAAAGGGGGCAAATTCAAAACTGTGGAAACTTCAAGAAATCATGCCAGTTCCTAGATTTCCTTTTTTCTAACTAAGGATCCCTACAAGGTCTAATccctcttccttttttctttgtttattttattttattttatttaaactttAGCTTTCATTTTTTTGGTGCTTCTGCATCTCCTTGATATGTTCTTATCAAATAATACCTCTTGTTTACTGATAAAAAAAAATGAGTGCTCAAGAAATGCGGCATGTCATAGTCACTGCAAATATGACCTTAGATTGATATACCTTGTAATTAGCAGTACAAACATAACAAGTATGCTAATGACATAATGACAAAAATTTTATATGAGTTGAATTCACACCTGAGCCGCAGATTTCAGGATTGGGCTGCAGTCATTTAATGTACAATCCATCAAGTAGATCATTGGAAACTTCAGGTTCGCATTGCTCGCCTCATCTGCCACAAATTTAACCACTTGACAATAAAACAAAGGATActaaaataaagcaaaccaagAGTATGTTTGCCATGACTGGTAAATCAACATTGCTCTTCACCGCGACCAAGACTCCGGCAAAGATGTGCAGAATATAACTGAAAGGAGGAGATAAGGCCTATGTTTGCATTAACTTGATTAATTTGTAATGCAGGATATCACCAGAACAAACTGAAATTAGCTTAGTTCTAATATTATTCTGTTTATTATTCTCTTTCATATGGACTAAGAGAGAGGATAGACATGGACCAAATAGCTTCTCAACTTTTAAAAAGCATTTAGAACACTTGTTTATTAACTTCTAGCAGATTTCTAGAATGAGATGAAATCATGTAGATGTTACGTTTTAAATGATATGATagtttaaaacaattttaaccaTTATACATCCTTACAATCTTAATCCCGGGTATAGTTATATAtacaaattattttatataaattaatacATATGTTACCCAAAGAAGAGCAGAAATGGGCTAGACTGCTTACCCCTATTCAATGACAGTTTCTCATTCTTAAACCCATTCCTTAGGGTTTTAGTATATCCCTTGATTGCACGATACACTTCACGAACAACCAGTTCCATCCTCTGGCAAAACCCACACCAGCTATTGCTGAAAAGAACCAAAACATCCCTATCTCGAGAATTACCAGCATTTTTGGAATCAGACTGATTATAAAAGACCAGCTCATTGAACATATGCACTGTCACTCGAGGGATAGAATCAGCCTCGTGAAAATCCAGATTAACAAATGGTGGAATTGGAGCATCCCTAATTGTTGGAACAACATGCTCAGACTGTTGATATGGATGAAGACTTCCATTGAGAAAGCCATCAAGAAATTCAGATAGCAAAGTGCAGCTGAAATCTGTTTGCTCGCTTAAAACATAGTGTTGCTGCGAAGTGGGATCAATTAGTACCACAGATGGTATATTTGAACCTGACGTCAGAGCTCTAAGTCGTCTATAGTGACCATcgagaaagaagaaggaagatctGAAGTTTCTCTTTTCATTCTGCTCATCCAGCTTCTCGACTGTTTCCTCTGCACTAGGACTATTAGCAACCTCCATCATACCATCATGACCAAAGTTTACAGATTTTTGTGAACTTTCATCTTCAAGTAAATTGTTCTCATCATTTTGCAATTCAGTATTAACAGGTTTCATTTGTTCGATGTGTTTCCCTTCGTCAACATGCAGCATTTGATCCTTACCTGAATCAATAGGCCCTACTAGAGCACCTTCTAAAGGACAAAGTTCATCTGACTGGACTTCCGTGTGCACCAATATAGTTTCAGCATCTTTTTGGCTAACGTGAGAAGGCTTGGCTTTATTTGATTCAGATTGTTCATTGTATTGCTTCCCCAAAATGGCATCTTCATGCAGCTTTGCTTTTTTATCTGGATCAATAATACCTTCAGAAACACCTTCCACAAGGAGCTCCGAAGCCTTGTTCGACTGAACTTCTGTTTGACCTGGTAAAGCTTGAACAGTTTTGATGTCAAAATCTTCAGATAAAAGTTGAAATCCTGCATCTTTCGCAAGTGAGCTcaatttcacttccttctttTGCTGAAGTGCATATGCCAAGACTTCATGCAATGTACTCCCCTGTAGTCCCGAAACCAGATCTTCCAGGATGACTTGTTTTCCCTGGTTCAATACAACAATTGACATCTTGTCTTTGATATTTATTTTTTGAGATGCTGACAAAAGCCCTACTTTAGGGTGTTTGGAAGTACTTCTTGATGCTTGAAAAGCCTTAAGAGATGTCTTTTGCGATCTGAATGCTTTTGGTTCACTCATTTCATTTGACATCTGAATTTTCAGGGCAAACTCTCTAAATGAATCAAGAGCCTTCCTGCTCTTTTCTCTGATTCTAAAGGAGTCAGACGATCTATCAATGAAAAGAACAACCGATGGCTTATTTGCTGGAAGAGCATTCTCAAGATCATCCACATCATCCTCCAGCTGCATGGTAGGACATCTATGAATCAATATAGAATGACAGATGAATTAACTGAGAGAGCAACCACAATAGCACATAGAAAATTATGTCATCatgtatacacatatatataaatactgTCTCCAAGCCATCATCTGCTTGGACAATGACTTAAGTAGGTTCTCCTTTCAACGAGTTGTTAGCTGTGATGATTGACTACAATTCAACAGGTCATACCCAAAGTTTTATCAAAAGGAAAATTAATACCCATAGTTTTCATCATTCCTAGTTTTTCTCTTCCCTTAATTTTCCCTTCCAACTATAGCCTCCCTAGTCAAACTTCATCTCTCTGCAATATTGTCCTCCGTTCTTTCACAGAATTCTCTTTTTCAtaagataaataattaattaattatgggaAAATCAACCaatataccaaaaaaaaaaatacaaaataatattatTCGGTACGAACGACATCCAATCTTCTATACAGCTAGAATTTTCATGAGTCAACGAAAAAGAAATTAAGAAT is a genomic window of Nicotiana tabacum cultivar K326 chromosome 16, ASM71507v2, whole genome shotgun sequence containing:
- the LOC107832152 gene encoding uncharacterized protein LOC107832152 isoform X2, which gives rise to MEQLQLKRMKIRWQMGLENANMDCGVDNRFSDMPWLSEFTSANNSAFLAAENMSLNSGASCKIDEFQHFESFLPKFLTVARDLFLPPERLRFGLVLDRALLSSLNIKDSGSWLVTLHFAGCLSCLKVLREGDDLKAFAKIQAWPVAELEDDVDDLENALPANKPSVVLFIDRSSDSFRIREKSRKALDSFREFALKIQMSNEMSEPKAFRSQKTSLKAFQASRSTSKHPKVGLLSASQKINIKDKMSIVVLNQGKQVILEDLVSGLQGSTLHEVLAYALQQKKEVKLSSLAKDAGFQLLSEDFDIKTVQALPGQTEVQSNKASELLVEGVSEGIIDPDKKAKLHEDAILGKQYNEQSESNKAKPSHVSQKDAETILVHTEVQSDELCPLEGALVGPIDSGKDQMLHVDEGKHIEQMKPVNTELQNDENNLLEDESSQKSVNFGHDGMMEVANSPSAEETVEKLDEQNEKRNFRSSFFFLDGHYRRLRALTSGSNIPSVVLIDPTSQQHYVLSEQTDFSCTLLSEFLDGFLNGSLHPYQQSEHVVPTIRDAPIPPFVNLDFHEADSIPRVTVHMFNELVFYNQSDSKNAGNSRDRDVLVLFSNSWCGFCQRMELVVREVYRAIKGYTKTLRNGFKNEKLSLNRDEASNANLKFPMIYLMDCTLNDCSPILKSAAQRELYPSLLLFPAGRKKAIPYGGDIVVSNIIDFLAHNGGHFYGLLQEKGILWSEGEPGINHNMNAEAPPFKNLPHEIILQEGPPTLDVQFSENRAPLSSSAKTSFHVIVGSILVATEKLLNVHPFDGSKVLVVKVNQSTGFQGLIVNKHISWDSLDELEDNLQLLKEAPLSFGGPVMKRGMPLVSLSRKYIVNQSMEVLPNVYFLDHRATISIIEELRLGNQSIHDFWFFLGFSSWGWGQLFDEISEGAWIVRNHDEEQIDGAWR
- the LOC107832152 gene encoding uncharacterized protein LOC107832152 isoform X1 → MSFSFVSMKVKNELVGNLRNFRQKMTNIRVLLILLLLPAAAFLLPGAAESGSGQSLVEWEILSKLNYSSQIRLHPHLLLLVTVPWSGESRSLMKELADVVAHDQGRFGSLKLMVLYRSSERMLADAVGADEGITIFYYHHSHPHKYLGRLRVQNILSSLYYVMSLLPEQLPFKILKTPEDLENFLGSTDKALILSEFCGWTQKLLAKGGNNNSERGFGFHEQFNGTIAAKENENQGLENANMDCGVDNRFSDMPWLSEFTSANNSAFLAAENMSLNSGASCKIDEFQHFESFLPKFLTVARDLFLPPERLRFGLVLDRALLSSLNIKDSGSWLVTLHFAGCLSCLKVLREGDDLKAFAKIQAWPVAELEDDVDDLENALPANKPSVVLFIDRSSDSFRIREKSRKALDSFREFALKIQMSNEMSEPKAFRSQKTSLKAFQASRSTSKHPKVGLLSASQKINIKDKMSIVVLNQGKQVILEDLVSGLQGSTLHEVLAYALQQKKEVKLSSLAKDAGFQLLSEDFDIKTVQALPGQTEVQSNKASELLVEGVSEGIIDPDKKAKLHEDAILGKQYNEQSESNKAKPSHVSQKDAETILVHTEVQSDELCPLEGALVGPIDSGKDQMLHVDEGKHIEQMKPVNTELQNDENNLLEDESSQKSVNFGHDGMMEVANSPSAEETVEKLDEQNEKRNFRSSFFFLDGHYRRLRALTSGSNIPSVVLIDPTSQQHYVLSEQTDFSCTLLSEFLDGFLNGSLHPYQQSEHVVPTIRDAPIPPFVNLDFHEADSIPRVTVHMFNELVFYNQSDSKNAGNSRDRDVLVLFSNSWCGFCQRMELVVREVYRAIKGYTKTLRNGFKNEKLSLNRDEASNANLKFPMIYLMDCTLNDCSPILKSAAQRELYPSLLLFPAGRKKAIPYGGDIVVSNIIDFLAHNGGHFYGLLQEKGILWSEGEPGINHNMNAEAPPFKNLPHEIILQEGPPTLDVQFSENRAPLSSSAKTSFHVIVGSILVATEKLLNVHPFDGSKVLVVKVNQSTGFQGLIVNKHISWDSLDELEDNLQLLKEAPLSFGGPVMKRGMPLVSLSRKYIVNQSMEVLPNVYFLDHRATISIIEELRLGNQSIHDFWFFLGFSSWGWGQLFDEISEGAWIVRNHDEEQIDGAWR